CAACGGTTCTTACGATCGGAGACCGTCACCTGCTCAAAACCTTGCTCACGATGTTCAGCCGTCAGAGCCATCTAATGGATATAGCTCGACGAATCCTTCGATGCCGAGTGTGAacacttatactgcttacaGCCCAGAGTCCACATTGCCTCGAGCTGAGTCGCCACCGCCTTTGCCAGGAACCGAGCCTGCCACTGTTGGGGGTCGCGCAGTAGAAATGGATGCAACCCCGGCTGTTCAGCGTCATGACGGAGGAACCTACGGACAGCTTCGGGACAGTGACGCGGATGTTGCAGGTATGGTTGGACTCCAGCAGGGGCAGATCCCACAGCGACATGATACGTACATGAGCGAGGGAAGTAAATATAGCACCGATGAGTATGTTTCTCACTCATGATTTCCCCACGATACTGACCAGATGACCAGGCAGTACGCTCCACCCCGCTCAGGATGGACTCAGGGCGATGGCAGAAATTCACCCCGAGCCCCGTCACCTCTGGTAAATGGTCAACCAAGAGCTGAACTCACTGAAACAAGGACACCACCTGTTGTCCAACAGCCTGTGGCCACCGGGAATAGCAACTATtatgaagatgttgatccCCGGTTTGCCTCCGATGCACCGCCCGCAAGTAACAACCTTCAACCGCCCCCTATTGAGCCTATATACGAGGATATCCATGCCAATAATGCGGGGACTCGAAGCCCTGCCGAGTCTGAGCATTCAACATTTACCTCCATATCCCAGCGTGGAATCAACCCGCGTTGGAACCCTAATCCCCCGCCGCTGCCGTACCAACAAGGACCCCCTCATCGCCGACCagcacatcaacaacagcagcgtCAAGACATGCTATTAGATACCCCCGACTTTCAGTTGCCTAGTTCACGGACTGGACGAGGTCCTGGAATGGTACCTGGAAGCGCATACCCACCTGGCGGTTTCTAGTGAATCTGCCTAGTGAGCTTCTATGGTAGTATCATGGCCACCAGACTGGGTTATTTCTAATACATACCCGACCCTTCTCCTGTTGTTCGGGTGTTCATGCCTTGCAATTCTTATTATGGCGGTATGCCGGGAGACACAATTGTCCCTTAGACTAATCTAGTGTCTTATTGTTGGTTAACTGTAACAAACTGTGTTGGTTTACCATTCTTCATCCTTTGTGTATTACACTCCTTGAAACGTACATTTttgttttatttactttGATGTCATGGAGATCAGGCATAGCTTCTGTCCATACCTGACGCTTCTTGCACCCCTATTATTGTTGTTTTGTCTTTGGCTATAGCGCAGGACGCTGTGATTCCTTGGCGATTATTGCATGACAAGCCACGTCTGATGTCAATGGAATCCACACCGTCCTGAAAAGAGGGCGTGTTGCTAGCACGGTTGTTGATTTGATCTGATTGATGTGTTGGTTGGTTGatggaaagaaagaagaaaggaaacaCGACGTGACAAATGAGGCTCTGCAGGTAAAAGTGGTTCCTGAGAGTACATCGATTGAGATGAATGAGAGGAGGGAACAAATATATGACTATATATCTTCGTTTAGAGGATGAATAATGAAGTATCAATCGAACAGTGTTCTTCTATGCATAAGTTGTGGACTCTCAGCTGAAGTTGAACAATACTCTTTGTTCGCATTTGAGAACTGCATGGCAAACCGTGACTTGACAGTACCGCTTGCATATGCAATCGCTACTGATGGTATATGGCCAGCTAACGTAGGTAGGCATTCACCGTCATGCAAATTGAATCTATCAAGTCGCGTAAGTCCATTCATCGTCAAGGCCATTCAGAGTACCTATACCTTACACCCTAGGTAGGCTCGAGTATGTGACTCGAGCTGAAAGAGCAACTGGGCCAGAGCCTTTCCCCAAGGTTGACTGGCAGACAGACCCAGACCCCAGTTTGTAATGGCaaactaccttaggtaccttgcCTACTAAAGTACCAATCTACCTGCCAGTCTATATTGAATGGTTGTCGTGCTTTTGTTGACTACCTAGCCTCGCCTTTCATACAGCGCTTATATTGCGGTAATGCATCCTGACACTGATAGTCACTGTTAGGCTTGGAAATGAATGACACATGGGGTCGAAGAATTCGAGTGCCTCTGTAGCCACCACAAGCTCGTTCGTTACAAATTGAATGAAGCATTTGATTTCCCTCTGCTTACCTACTCATGAAACgtagtgaagaagaaaactATGAAATTCTGCACATTCTGCCGAAAAGAAGCATTTCCACCAAGCCTACAAAGCCGGGTAAATACCTAATCCATCCTAACTCATACATATCTTCAACTTTTGGATCTTGTGGCCAAGTGTTTCGCCAGAATTCTTTGTATGTTCCTCAAATTACATCCGATTTTGGGTATATGGCACCTTCCTGCTCTTGCGAGTTGCGTAGCGTGGGCTGGAGTTAAGAAGGAAGGCGCATACCCTCTGTCTTCCCCGGAGTGCTTCTTGCCAACACCACAACCGATacacttctttctctctctccatccctccctccccgcctctctctcttcaaTCCCGTCTTCCTACCCTCAACTTCGTTTTTATTTCTCCAGCCTGATTCTCTCCACAAGATCGATCACTTGTGTCAAAGTGATGGCAAAGCTGTGAAAGCACACTCGTTCTTAAACTAGGTATCTTATACTGCACTACGCACATTGGCCACCTCTGCATTTATACAGTCCTTCTCACACTTTTGCAGAAGCATCATTCTGCTGGATATCCCCACGACCTCATCTGCATCCACACTCAGACAGATCTGGACCATCTAGCAAACCCAATCTAACAGGCACCTTCCTTGAATTTCAGAGATACTGATCGTCCTTCCCACCTCCGACGAACAAGATATACCAAGCTGAGCCAGCATGGAGGACCTGTCTTCCCCCATCAGCATCACTTCGTCTACCCCAACTGCTCCAACTTCGGCTTCAAAAGTCACTTACACCACTGCTGGCACCCCGTACAATCCTAGCACTTCTCAGCCACTGCAACCGCCTGCCCGACGCGGTCGCTCTCTCAAGTGGCCTGCTGGTCTCCCTGCAGCTGGGTTATCTCTGCTTCCCAAATCTGTTCTTGCAACTCTGCCCCTCAAAGCTGGATCACGGTCCTCGACTCTTCAGCATTTCAGCCCTCAGACGCCCTACGACAGAGCATCCAGCCCCTTGAACGATACAGACCACAGATGTATCAACATGTCCGCTCAAGTACCCCGAATCGTGCCTTCTGCGACTCCGTCGCCGCTTACGTCCCTTTTCTCCGAAGCTGAACAAGACACGCTTACCGACGTTGAAGCAAGTGAGGAAAGCGACGAAGACTGCGAACTCGGCATGGACCCGTTAATAAATATGACAGTAAAGTCTCTTCACAATCTGGCGTCTTACCCAAACCCCAATCAGAAGCGAGCTCAGAAAGCCCTTCTTCGGGGGCTCAAACCAGCCCTGGGCCTGAAGACGACAACCCGTGTTGATGAGCCTTTGGCTCCCATGACTCATTCCTTTGGACTCCAAGATGcgtccaacaacaacaacaacaacaacgccCTGCCAAGTGTGTTACAGCCACCACAGTTAGAGGAACCTACACTTGGGAGATCTTTCGATGACGCATTCTGGAATTCCCAAGCCAATAAGTCGCCTGGCATTCTCCTTGGCTCATCCCGGAGCTTCAATCGTGCAGTCGGCAGCAATACCGCGCGT
The window above is part of the Fusarium musae strain F31 chromosome 6, whole genome shotgun sequence genome. Proteins encoded here:
- a CDS encoding hypothetical protein (EggNog:ENOG41), whose translation is MEDLSSPISITSSTPTAPTSASKVTYTTAGTPYNPSTSQPLQPPARRGRSLKWPAGLPAAGLSLLPKSVLATLPLKAGSRSSTLQHFSPQTPYDRASSPLNDTDHRCINMSAQVPRIVPSATPSPLTSLFSEAEQDTLTDVEASEESDEDCELGMDPLINMTVKSLHNLASYPNPNQKRAQKALLRGLKPALGLKTTTRVDEPLAPMTHSFGLQDASNNNNNNNALPSVLQPPQLEEPTLGRSFDDAFWNSQANKSPGILLGSSRSFNRAVGSNTARAPGIMAPGTGAPRPLTAGPPGQRQYRPSTFESTFKALHTNVPSQDVKQDEDEDVLIITRQTLRQAGISNSSLAQTTPSFEATASQVSQIVEGLEGLSANCKITRPSAPTTAATRGFQYFAKGAPSWGLDTATTSACWTSSPELSQSRYTSGPRFRAPKELQAYNNKINHAWYYGADFLVATPSEIALQVQPPKGKGQFGAIGDGRPSKKGEFHRRMEIEDANRMSVADHARPLFNMAHANVQQFIESEWNKSQGRATVLQATK